One Coffea arabica cultivar ET-39 chromosome 5c, Coffea Arabica ET-39 HiFi, whole genome shotgun sequence DNA window includes the following coding sequences:
- the LOC113688919 gene encoding uncharacterized protein: protein MASRRNSQYTHLPTYDDEDDDYDGSGRRRNDPRYDFSPKSHDKIPWKSITLAVFLLFLGCLLLLLSFFIFTGHMGGDTSQAYGLLGLGLLTFLPGFYETRIAYYAWRGAQGYRFGSIPDY from the exons ATGGCTTCTAGGAGGAACTCTCAGTACACTCATCTACCTACCTAtgatgatgaggatgatgatTATGATGGCAGTGGGAGAAGGCGGAATGACCCTCGATATGATTTTTCACCAAAATCTCATGATAAAATCCCTTGGAAATCCATTACCTTGGCAGTATTTTTGCTGTTTCTGGGCTGTCTGCTTCTCTTGTTATCGTTCTTCATCTTCACAGGTCACATGGGAGGAGATACTTCCCAAGCATATGGTCTTCTAGGACTTGGACTCCTTACTTTCCTTCCTG GTTTTTATGAGACAAGAATTGCATATTACGCCTGGAGGGGTGCTCAAGGTTATCGATTTGGCTCAATCCCTGATTACTGA